From a single Planococcus shenhongbingii genomic region:
- a CDS encoding YkuS family protein, whose translation MPKIAVEHPFTDIQLALEKRGYQADMFDQKEKASQYDVLVVRNSESYDHLSFQGSLVEVSGRTVNEIVDEVEERLQRAGKIPGEPDAAKSKAGSGFFAGLLSGAAIGSAVALLLAPKSGKELQVTVKEKLASRNSESDGSGKLSQVKEKAADLANQAKEKATEATTQVKEKVSGSSKEEQKTETVKETDSASSEDKKN comes from the coding sequence ATGCCAAAAATTGCAGTAGAACATCCGTTTACAGACATCCAACTCGCATTAGAAAAAAGAGGCTATCAGGCAGACATGTTTGACCAGAAAGAAAAAGCATCCCAATACGATGTCCTGGTCGTCCGCAACTCGGAAAGCTACGACCATCTTTCCTTCCAAGGATCCCTCGTGGAAGTAAGCGGCCGCACGGTCAACGAGATTGTGGACGAAGTGGAAGAGCGTTTGCAGCGCGCCGGGAAAATCCCAGGCGAGCCGGATGCAGCGAAAAGTAAAGCCGGCAGTGGATTTTTTGCGGGTCTTTTAAGCGGAGCGGCGATCGGATCAGCCGTAGCCCTTCTTCTGGCACCGAAAAGCGGCAAAGAACTCCAAGTCACCGTGAAAGAAAAATTGGCAAGCCGCAATTCCGAAAGCGACGGAAGCGGAAAATTGAGCCAAGTGAAAGAAAAAGCAGCCGACTTGGCCAACCAGGCAAAAGAAAAAGCGACCGAAGCTACTACGCAAGTGAAAGAGAAAGTTTCCGGCTCGTCTAAAGAGGAGCAAAAAACGGAAACGGTAAAAGAAACGGATTCAGCTTCATCCGAAGACAAAAAGAACTAG